The DNA segment GACGACTGCAACTGCCATTAGTTCGACTCCTCGAACGCGGGATCAGAATCGTGACCTGCAAGATCGTGGGTTTGCAATCCGTCCCCTCCCATTGGCACAGGTTCAAAGTCCGCGAACGCGCCATGACGTTGTTTGACAACAGTAACCGATAGCGAGCCCGCCTCATCGACCTCCCATCGAATCTTGTCCCCGGCCTCGATATCGAGTCGATGACGAAGCGAGGATGGAATCGTTACCATACCACTCTTACTGACAGTCGTT comes from the Halovivax cerinus genome and includes:
- a CDS encoding AbrB/MazE/SpoVT family DNA-binding domain-containing protein; protein product: MSMDSVPEETTVSKSGMVTIPSSLRHRLDIEAGDKIRWEVDEAGSLSVTVVKQRHGAFADFEPVPMGGDGLQTHDLAGHDSDPAFEESN